The following is a genomic window from Lysinibacillus sp. JNUCC-52.
CATATGGAGGGCCATCATGTAGAACGTACTCAGGACGACCTGCTGTACGCTCCATTTGTAATTTATTGATGTCCATCTCATTCCATTTTTCTTGCATTTTTGGTTCATTCGCTGGTAAATTTCCACGCATTGGGAAATCCGTTTTTGGCATTAGTAAGGTTTCTTTATATTCAACCATTTGTTAATTCCTCCTTTATTTTTTGCAAACAGAGAACAATTGCTAAGCATTTCATTACATTGGACAAATTGTTGTGAGCACCAAGCAAAAGTAAATATGACACATCTTGTGCCAGTATTTTAAACTGCGCCTTTTTGCTATACTTTCCTAGTGACACGCAAAACAATCCAATAACAACAAAAAAGCCTCTCCATCCCTAAAAGGGACGAGAAGCTTGAACTCGCGGTACCACCCTAGTTGTAGTACATAATTGTACTACCGCTTGAAAGCACGTTAACGTTGTGCGCTCCGAAATAACTTACTTAACGTTCAGTTATTTAGCTCAGAAGTGATTTTCTTTGTTAATTGCTTGTTTGGGCTCCCACTATCCCCAAATCGCTTTACTACACCTAACAAATACTGTCTTCGTCTCTGCCTATATGCATATCTGTTCTTTTTAATTACTATGACAATAGTATATGGAAATCCATGTATGGCGTCAAGTCATATTCATTCAATGACTACTTCACTTTTTCGTCAATGGACCATTTAAATTTCTTCTGATTCTTGTGCATCCTCAACAGAAGACTGAATTTCTGTTAGATCAATATCATATTGCAATAAATGATCCCAGTCGTCTGCATTCAGTAAATCCAATTGTGCTTCGACAAGCATTTTAAAACGATTGCGGAAAACTTTGGACTGCTTTTTCAGCTCATCTATTTCTATTGTTACTTTACGTGCTTTCGTTAACGCCTCATTAATAATACGGTCGGCATTTTTTTCAGCTTCTTTTACAATTAGCTTTGCTTCTTTTTGTGAATTTCTTCGTACTTCATCTGCTGCCTCTTGTGCGACAACAATTGATTTTTGTAATGTTTCCTCTAAAGAATTAAAATGTCTCGCTTGCTCTAAAGCCATTTCTAATTGCTTATCGACATCTTTTTTTTCACGTAGTAATTTTTCATAATCTTTAATGATTTGATCTAAAAATTCATTTACTTCATCTTCAGCATATCCCCTGAAAGATTTTGTAAACTCCTTATTATGTATATCAATAGGTGATAATGGCATACGATCCTTCTCTCCTTTACAAGTACATTCGTAAGTTCTATTATACAATTGTTCTAACAACTTAGCAGTAAAAATAAATAGAAATTACATGTTTTTTAGCCTTTTTGGGTCAAACGACCGATTTGTAAACGAATTTTATCTTTCTTTGTTCGGCCTTCTGTCATTATTATTTTTACGCGACCACTACCTCGTACTGATAAAATATCACCTTCTTGACATTCAAATGCAACACTATCTCGTTCAGTCCAGTTTACACGCACTTTTTTTCCAGTAATAAGTGCTTGTGCTTTTTGACGAGACACTTTTAATACTGTTGCGATAATGACATCTAAACGCATAGAAGAAACGGTATGGGATTCTTCCTGCCAATCGTCTTCATTGTCAATAAGCGCTTGTGACTCTTTAATTGATTCTACGTGTACTTTTATTTTGCCTATCCCTGTTAAATGAAGGCGTACATAGTCTGCTACTTCTTCAGCCACAACAAACTGTACTTGTTGCTCATTCACCCGAATATCTCCGAATTTAGCTCTATCTAATCCTAATGATAATAGAGCACCGAGAACATCTGGATGGCGCAGTTGTACAAATCTTGCAGGATAGTGAATAGTAAATACTGTTAACTGATAATCTTCCGCTTGCGGTTCGAAATATGTCGGGAAAATTAGCATACGTTGACGTTCTGCTTCATGAAACAAGCCATCACTAGTCGTTTGAAGCATATTGTTCTGCGTAATAACAGACTTTACGATAAAGCGCTGCCTTGGATCTAAAAAATCTGTAAGTTTCGGAGCATAGCGATCTTCCACCTCACGTTGCCAGCTTACTACTTGCTCAATAAAAGGCTGCTCATCCTTCCTAAAATGTTGTATTAAATGCTCCATTTATTGTTCACCCCATCTACCTCATCCAATTGAAACTATTAGTTTAGTTAAGTCTAGTATTCCCTTTTTACACAAAAAATCCCCACTAATTGTGAGGATTTTAACTAAAACATAAAGAATATTTTTTGAATCACAATAAAAAGCCCATTTTTAATAAAATTCAACATAAAAATTGCCACGATCGGAGAAATATCAACCATACCAATAGGAGGAATGATCTTTCTGAAAAGCCCTAAATATGGCTCGCATAGTCTTTCAAGAAAACGTCCAATCGCTGAACTTTGGGCGGCTGGTACCCAAGACATTAAAACATATGCTACTAGCATAAATGAGTACACAGTAAACGCTAAATCCACATAATGCAAAATTATATAAAAAGTCATATAAACTACAATCCTCGCTATTAATTATCGTCTAAAATAAAATTTGAAATTTCTCCAGATACTTCTACATTATCTGGTGTGCATAAAAATATATCTTTCCCTATACGCTGAATGTCTCCACCTAGCGCATAGACGGTACCGCTTAAAAAATCAATAATTCGAATACCTTGTTCTCGTTCGATTCGTTGCAGATTAACAATTGTTGCTCGTTTGTTTTTTAAGTTTTCAGCAATATCCTGAGCCTCTGCATAAACTCTCGGTTCTACCAATACAACTTTTGCACCTTTTGTATTCATAGCTGCTTGTAAACTAACAATATTATTATTGGCTGTTGTACTTTGCGGTACAATTTCATGAATCTGTGCCTTACGTTCTTTGATAACCTTTTTAGATGGTTTAGCTGCATGAATCGGTTGTTGTTGCACGGGTTGTTGCTGTTGAATAGGAGCTTGCGTGATTTCTTCTTCTAGTTCTTCTTCAAGATAAAAGAAGTTTTTAATTTTATTTTTCATGCTCATCCTGTTCCCCTCTTTCATTTCCAACAAGAGCCGTTCCGACTCGAACGAATGTAGCTCCTTCCTCTACCGCTATTTCAAAGTCATTAGACATGCCCATTGATAACTCGGTACAAGGCGCGTGTGCGAATCCTCGTTCGGCTATTTGCTGTTGACATTGTTTTAATTGTTTAAAAACAGAGCGAATAATTGATTCGTCCTCTGTATTTGGTGCCATAGTCATTAAACCTACAACTTGAATTTTCGAGAAGTTTTGTAAAGATTCAATAAAAGTTACTGCGTCCTCTGGTGTTAAACCATGTTTTGATTCTTCACCTGACACATTAACTTGTACAAAACATTTTACCTGTTTTGTTGCTCTTTTTTCAATTTCTTCTGCTAAGCTTAGACGATCCAATGAATGTAAGTAATCAATTTCATTAATAACTTGTTTTACTTTTCGCGTTTGTAATGATCCAATATAATGCCAATGTACATTAGCTTGAATGGCTTCAATTTTTTGTTTTAAGCCTTCAGGACGATTTTCACCTAAATGTATAAGCCCTGCATCAATTGCTTCTTGTGTTCTCTCAACGGAAACCTCTTTCGTAACAGCAATAATTTGAACATTAGTTGCCTCACGATTTGAACGCTGTTGTGCTGCTTGTATTTGATTATTAATTTTGTCTAAATTTGTTAAGATTTTCGTCACTTTTTTCCCAACTTTACAACTTAGTTTCCTTTATTGTAACAAGCAACTCTTTATTTATCAATGAATAGCCTGACCTATAAATGCTTATACATTTTCGCTGCTCACACTAAATGAGGGGCTACAGACTTACTGTTCGGAAAATAGGAGCGAGCAGCACAAATGCCATGTTTCTACGATAATGCCTTTACTAGAATGACATCTTTGCCGACTACAAGAACATCCTTCATATACACTTTTCTAATCGATTCTTCGCCTCTGAAGAACCCTAAATATTTTCGAGGCTCTGCAATCATAAACGCCGTTACATAGCCCGTTTCTTTTGATACTTCTGCATCTACAACAAAGCCTAAAAAACGTCCATTCCCTGCTTCTATTACTTCTTTTTGCTGTAACATTGAGAAACGCATTTGTATCCCTCCTACTAAATCAATTACCATTGTGTTTATGTTGAGCTAAAACAATTACAATGCTTTTTGATTAGTTGCAGTATTGCATATAAAAATGTATGACTACAATCTTCATGTTTAGACGAACGCAATGAAGATAAAATGCGCACCGAAGTTTCGGGTGCGCATTGTCTACTTACTTATAATCTTTCTGCATTGTTTCAATGGCATTTTTTTCTAGACGTGAAATTTGCGCTTGAGAAATCCCTAATTCTTTTGCAATTTCAGTTTGTGTCTCACCATAATAAAAACGCTTAGCTACTATCATTTGCTGACGAACATCCAATTTTTGTAAGCTATCCTTTACTGACACGTAGGCAACCCATTGATCTTCCGATACATCATCATCACGTAATTGGTCCATCATATAAACAGCGTCACCACCGTCTGCATAAATGGGCTCTTGTAACGAAACTGGGTCTTGAATGGCATCTAAAGCAAATAATACATCTTCCTTTTTCATGTCAATCATTTCTGCGATTTCTTCAATCGTTGGTTCTCGCAAATTGTCGGTTATCCATTGTTCCTTTGCCTGCATCGCCTTATACGCAATATCTCTAAGAGAACGAGAAACACGTAGTGCATGATGATCACGCAGATGGCGACGAATTTCACCAATGATCATTGGTACAGCATATGTTGAAAATCGTACATTATGCTTCAAATCGAAATGATCAATAGCTTTCATGAGGCCAATACAGCCTACCTGAAATAAATCATCTGCCTGTTCACCCCTGTAGGCAAATCGTCCGACAATACTTAGCACTAACCTTAAATTGCACATTACAAGCTCTTCCCGAATCTCGGTTTCTCCTGCTTGTAATCGAATGAAGAGTTCCTTCATTTCTTCGTGCTTTAAAATTGGCAAAGTCGATGTATCTAAGCCGCAAAGATCTACTTTTGTTCGCATATTCGATTCCTCCGGATGTTATTCTCTGACTAAACCGTTACATCAGTTTGTCCGACAGAATCGAGAATATGCAGAAAAAATGCGTCCAATTTTAGGTAGGATAAATTTCCCTCTCTAAGATATTGGCTGATTCAAATTTTCTCGTAAATCTTGTATAATTTTCTTTTCTAACCTTGAAATATATGATTGCGAAATGCCTAAATGATCTGCTACTTCTTTTTGCGTCATTTCGATTTTACCGTTTAATCCGAAACGACATTCCATAATATATCGTTCACGTGCACCTAATAAATTAATGGCATGGAACATATGCTGACGTTCAATTTTCTTTTCAACATTGTCTAAAATAATATGTTCCTCTGTCCCTAAAATATCAGACAATAATAACTCATTTCCATCTGCATCAGAATTTAGTGGTTCATCTAGTGAAACTTCACCCTTCATGCGACTTGTTTTACGTAAATGCATCAAAATTTCGTTTTCAATACAACGTGATGCATATGTTGCAAGTTTAATATTTTTATCGGTATTGAACGTTTCAATCGCCTTTATTAAACCAATCGAACCAATACTAATTAAATCTTCAATCGGCGTACCCGTATTATCAAAACGTCTAGCAATATAAACAACAAGACGTAAGTTACGTTCAATAAGTGTATCTCTAGCTCGTAAATCTCCGTTCATAAAGGATGCAATGACTGTGACTTCTTCTTCTCGACTTAGTGGCACTGGCAATGAATCATTTCCCCCTATATAGTA
Proteins encoded in this region:
- a CDS encoding YlmC/YmxH family sporulation protein, which encodes MRFSMLQQKEVIEAGNGRFLGFVVDAEVSKETGYVTAFMIAEPRKYLGFFRGEESIRKVYMKDVLVVGKDVILVKALS
- a CDS encoding DivIVA domain-containing protein, which produces MPLSPIDIHNKEFTKSFRGYAEDEVNEFLDQIIKDYEKLLREKKDVDKQLEMALEQARHFNSLEETLQKSIVVAQEAADEVRRNSQKEAKLIVKEAEKNADRIINEALTKARKVTIEIDELKKQSKVFRNRFKMLVEAQLDLLNADDWDHLLQYDIDLTEIQSSVEDAQESEEI
- the sigE gene encoding RNA polymerase sporulation sigma factor SigE, whose translation is MLLRLLASLKKLWGKFRSRETYYIGGNDSLPVPLSREEEVTVIASFMNGDLRARDTLIERNLRLVVYIARRFDNTGTPIEDLISIGSIGLIKAIETFNTDKNIKLATYASRCIENEILMHLRKTSRMKGEVSLDEPLNSDADGNELLLSDILGTEEHIILDNVEKKIERQHMFHAINLLGARERYIMECRFGLNGKIEMTQKEVADHLGISQSYISRLEKKIIQDLRENLNQPIS
- a CDS encoding cell division protein SepF → MSMKNKIKNFFYLEEELEEEITQAPIQQQQPVQQQPIHAAKPSKKVIKERKAQIHEIVPQSTTANNNIVSLQAAMNTKGAKVVLVEPRVYAEAQDIAENLKNKRATIVNLQRIEREQGIRIIDFLSGTVYALGGDIQRIGKDIFLCTPDNVEVSGEISNFILDDN
- a CDS encoding YggT family protein, which codes for MTFYIILHYVDLAFTVYSFMLVAYVLMSWVPAAQSSAIGRFLERLCEPYLGLFRKIIPPIGMVDISPIVAIFMLNFIKNGLFIVIQKIFFMF
- a CDS encoding YggS family pyridoxal phosphate-dependent enzyme, which gives rise to MTKILTNLDKINNQIQAAQQRSNREATNVQIIAVTKEVSVERTQEAIDAGLIHLGENRPEGLKQKIEAIQANVHWHYIGSLQTRKVKQVINEIDYLHSLDRLSLAEEIEKRATKQVKCFVQVNVSGEESKHGLTPEDAVTFIESLQNFSKIQVVGLMTMAPNTEDESIIRSVFKQLKQCQQQIAERGFAHAPCTELSMGMSNDFEIAVEEGATFVRVGTALVGNERGEQDEHEK
- a CDS encoding YlmH family RNA-binding protein translates to MEHLIQHFRKDEQPFIEQVVSWQREVEDRYAPKLTDFLDPRQRFIVKSVITQNNMLQTTSDGLFHEAERQRMLIFPTYFEPQAEDYQLTVFTIHYPARFVQLRHPDVLGALLSLGLDRAKFGDIRVNEQQVQFVVAEEVADYVRLHLTGIGKIKVHVESIKESQALIDNEDDWQEESHTVSSMRLDVIIATVLKVSRQKAQALITGKKVRVNWTERDSVAFECQEGDILSVRGSGRVKIIMTEGRTKKDKIRLQIGRLTQKG
- the sigG gene encoding RNA polymerase sporulation sigma factor SigG, which translates into the protein MRTKVDLCGLDTSTLPILKHEEMKELFIRLQAGETEIREELVMCNLRLVLSIVGRFAYRGEQADDLFQVGCIGLMKAIDHFDLKHNVRFSTYAVPMIIGEIRRHLRDHHALRVSRSLRDIAYKAMQAKEQWITDNLREPTIEEIAEMIDMKKEDVLFALDAIQDPVSLQEPIYADGGDAVYMMDQLRDDDVSEDQWVAYVSVKDSLQKLDVRQQMIVAKRFYYGETQTEIAKELGISQAQISRLEKNAIETMQKDYK